In a single window of the Mus musculus strain C57BL/6J chromosome 6, GRCm38.p6 C57BL/6J genome:
- the Llcfc1 gene encoding LLLL and CFNLAS motif-containing protein 1 isoform 4 (isoform 4 is encoded by transcript variant 4) encodes MLSRDQGEEEYEEHFEASSEGEQWQEIDMVQQEDTISQAITLQDHLLDLAFCFNLASIMFFL; translated from the exons ATGCTGTCAAGGG ACCAGGGTGAGGAGGAGTATGAAGAACACTTTGAGGCTTCATCAGAGGGTGAGCAGTGGCAGGAGATAGATATGGTCCAGCAAGAAGACACGATCTCCCAGGCAATAACTCTCCAGGACCACCTCCTTGACCTAGCCTTCTGCTTCAACCTGGCCAGCATCATGTTTTTTTTATGA
- the Llcfc1 gene encoding LLLL and CFNLAS motif-containing protein 1 isoform 1 precursor (isoform 1 precursor is encoded by transcript variant 1), giving the protein MTSLGSQLHRATFLTALLLLLLLQVKGVKTLIVSASLDGDKSQKDKVSSEDQGEEEYEEHFEASSEGEQWQEIDMVQQEDTISQAITLQDHLLDLAFCFNLASIMFFL; this is encoded by the exons ATGACTTCTCTGGGCTCCCAGCTCCACAGAGCAACATTCCTGACAGCTttgttgctactgctgctgctccaAGTGAAGGGGGTGAAGACTCTGATAGTGAGTGCAAGCTTGGATGGTGACAagagtcagaaagacaaagtGTCCTCTGAAG ACCAGGGTGAGGAGGAGTATGAAGAACACTTTGAGGCTTCATCAGAGGGTGAGCAGTGGCAGGAGATAGATATGGTCCAGCAAGAAGACACGATCTCCCAGGCAATAACTCTCCAGGACCACCTCCTTGACCTAGCCTTCTGCTTCAACCTGGCCAGCATCATGTTTTTTTTATGA
- the Llcfc1 gene encoding LLLL and CFNLAS motif-containing protein 1 isoform 3 (isoform 3 is encoded by transcript variant 3) — protein MVTRVRKTKCPLKGEEEYEEHFEASSEGEQWQEIDMVQQEDTISQAITLQDHLLDLAFCFNLASIMFFL, from the exons ATGGTGACAagagtcagaaagacaaagtGTCCTCTGAAG GGTGAGGAGGAGTATGAAGAACACTTTGAGGCTTCATCAGAGGGTGAGCAGTGGCAGGAGATAGATATGGTCCAGCAAGAAGACACGATCTCCCAGGCAATAACTCTCCAGGACCACCTCCTTGACCTAGCCTTCTGCTTCAACCTGGCCAGCATCATGTTTTTTTTATGA
- the Llcfc1 gene encoding LLLL and CFNLAS motif-containing protein 1 isoform 2 precursor (isoform 2 precursor is encoded by transcript variant 2) — MEEKEEKRCCQGLHRATFLTALLLLLLLQVKGVKTLIVSASLDGDKSQKDKVSSEDQGEEEYEEHFEASSEGEQWQEIDMVQQEDTISQAITLQDHLLDLAFCFNLASIMFFL, encoded by the exons atggaagagaaggaggaaaagcgATGCTGTCAAGGG CTCCACAGAGCAACATTCCTGACAGCTttgttgctactgctgctgctccaAGTGAAGGGGGTGAAGACTCTGATAGTGAGTGCAAGCTTGGATGGTGACAagagtcagaaagacaaagtGTCCTCTGAAG ACCAGGGTGAGGAGGAGTATGAAGAACACTTTGAGGCTTCATCAGAGGGTGAGCAGTGGCAGGAGATAGATATGGTCCAGCAAGAAGACACGATCTCCCAGGCAATAACTCTCCAGGACCACCTCCTTGACCTAGCCTTCTGCTTCAACCTGGCCAGCATCATGTTTTTTTTATGA
- the Kel gene encoding kell blood group glycoprotein homolog isoform X6 gives MILGLVDTLSPALDTKFQEARRELIQELRKLKERPPLPAYPRWMKCVEQTGAFFEPTLAALFVREAFGPSIQSAAMELFAEIKDAVIIRLKKLSWISEETQKEALNKLAQLQVEMGAPKRAVKPDIATQEYNDIQLGPSFLQSFLSCVRSLRARNVQSFLQPFPYHRWQKSPWEVNAYYSISDHMVVFPAGLLQPPFFHPGYPRAVNFGAAGSIMAHELLHIFYQLLLPGGCPACDTHVLQEALLCLERHYAAFPLPSISSFNGSHTLLENAADIGGVAIAFQAYSKRIVEHTGELTLPNLDLSPYQLFFRSYAQVMCRGLSSQDPQDPHSPPSLRVHGPLSNTPDFAKHFHCPRGTLLNPSARCKLW, from the exons CCAGCCTACCCTCGATGGATGAAGTGTGTGGAACAGACGGGAGCCTTCTTTGAGCCTACTCTGGCAGCTCTGTTTGTTCGTGAAGCTTTTGGCCCAAGCATTCAAAGTGCT GCCATGGAATTATTTGCTGAGATAAAGGATGCTGTCATCATACGCCTCAAAAAGCTTTCCTGGATAAGTGAGGAGACCCAGAAAGAGGCCTTGAACAAG CTTGCCCAACTGCAGGTGGAGATGGGGGCACCAAAACGGGCCGTGAAGCCTGACATAGCCACACAGGAATATAATGAT ATACAACTTGGTCCTAGTTTCCTTCAATCTTTCCTGAGCTGTGTACGATCCCTCCGGGCCAGAAATGTCCAGAGCTTCTTGCAGCCCTTTCCCTACCACAG ATGGCAGAAATCTCCCTGGGAGGTCAATGCTTACTATTCAATATCTGACCATATGGTGGTCTTCCCTGCTGGTCTTCTCCAACCTCCATTCTTCCACCCTGGCTACCCCAG AGCTGTGAACTTTGGCGCTGCTGGCAGCATCATGGCCCATGAATTGTTGCATATCTTCTACCAACTCT TACTCCCTGGGGGCTGCCCAGCCTGTGACACCCATGTCCTACAAGAAGCACTTCTATGCCTGGAGCGCCATTATGCTGCCTTCCCTTTGCCTAGCATATCCTCGTTCAATGGTTCTCACACACTCCTGGAAAATGCTGCAGACATAGGAGGCGTAGCCATTGCATTCCAG GCATATAGCAAGAGGATAGTAGAGCACACTGGGGAGTTGACCCTGCCCAACCTGGATCTTAGCCCCTATCAACTTTTCTTCCGAAGCTATGCCCAG GTAATGTGTAGGGGGCTGAGCTCACAAGACCCTCAGGACCCTCACAGTCCTCCAAGCCTTCGAGTCCATGGGCCCCTGAGCAATACTCCAGATTTTGCCAAACATTTTCATTGTCCACGTGGGACCCTTCTGAATCCCTCTGCCCGCTGCAAGCTCTGGTAA